In Aquila chrysaetos chrysaetos chromosome 2, bAquChr1.4, whole genome shotgun sequence, the following are encoded in one genomic region:
- the AREL1 gene encoding apoptosis-resistant E3 ubiquitin protein ligase 1 isoform X1 has protein sequence MFYIIGGITVSVVAFFFTIKFLFELAARIVSFLQHEDRERRGERTIYDYVRGNYLDPRSCKISWDWKDPYEVGHSMAFRVHLFYKNGQPFPAHRPVGLRVHICHVELAIDIPVTQEVLQEPNSNVVKVAFTVRRAGRYEITVKLGGLNVAYSPYYKVFQPGMVVPSKTKIVCHFSTLVLTCGQQHTLQIVPRDEYDNPTSNSVSLIDEHNYSLSIYELGPQEEESSDVVFEKSVVSNRQTCEVFFRLTLHCRGCFHACISYQNQPISNGDFDIIVLSENEKNIVERNVSTSGVSIYFEAYLYDAPSYTNTQWQLPPTHLSSSQRHPSTATEDEDEDSPSDSQTPEKVKKPKKVYCYVSPKQFSVKEFYLKIIPWRLFTFRVCPGTKFSYLGPDPVHKLLTLVVDDGIQPPVELSCKERNILAATFIRSLHKNIGGSETFQDKVNFFQRELRQVHMKRPHSKVTLKVSRHCLLESSFKATRNFSVSDWSKNFEVIFQDEEALDWGGPRREWFELICKALFDTTNQLFTRFSDNNQALVHPNPGRPTYLRLKVYEFAGRLVGKCLYESSLGGAYKQLVRARFTRSFLAQIIGLRMHYKYFETDDPEFYKSKVCFILNNDVSEMDLVFAEEKYSKTGQLEKVVELVTGGAQVPVTNENKILYLNLLAQYRLANQVREEVDHFLKGLNELVPENLLAIFDENELELLMCGTGDISVCDFKAHAVVVGGSWHFREKVMRWFWTVVSSFTQEELARLLQFTTGSSQLPPGGFAALCPSFQIIAAPTHSTLPTAHTWQVSWGGRAFCIVLLGMTPASCVLTSCASLLMTPMKKCTRCCS, from the exons ATGTTTTACATTATTG GTGGGATCACAGTATCTGTGGTAGCTTTCTTCTTCACCATTAAGTTCCTCTTTGAGCTTGCCGCACGTATAGTCAGCTTCCTTCAGCATGAGGACCGGGAACGCCGAGGGGAGCGCACTATTTATGACTACGTGCGAGGCAACTACCTGGATCCCCGGTCCTGCAAAATCTCCTGGGATTGGAAGGACCCCTATGAGGTGGGCCATAGCATGGCCTTCCGAGTGCAT TTATTCTATAAAAATGGGCAACCCTTCCCTGCTCACCGGCCTGTGGGGCTGCGAGTTCACATCTGCCATGTGGAGCTAGCAATTGATATTCCTGTAACCCAGGAAGTTCTTCAGGAGCCTAATTCCAATGTGGTGAAAGTGGCCTTCACTGTGCGCAGGGCTGGGAGATACGAGATCACTGTAAAACTCGGTGGCTTGAATGTGGCTTACAGCCCGTACTACAAGGTGTTCCAGCCAG GGATGGTGGTTCCCTCCAAAACCAAAATCGTCTGCCATTTCTCCACTCTGGTGCTGACGTGTGGACAGCAGCACACTCTGCAGATAGTTCCCAGAGATGAGTATGACAATCCCACCAGCAATTCTGTGTCCCTGATAGATGAGCACAATTACAGCCTCTCCATCTATGAG ctgGGTCCTCAAGAAGAAGAGAGCTCTGACGTTGTGTTTGAGAAGTCTGTGGTGTCCAACCGGCAGACTTGCGAAGTGTTCTTCCGACTCACCTTGCACTGTAGGGGGTGTTTCCATGCCTGCATCTCCTACCAGAACCAGCCCATAAGCAATGGTGATTTTGACATCATTGTTCTAAGTG agaatgaaaagaacATTGTAGAACGCAATGTGTCCACCTCGGGTGTCAGTATTTACTTTGAAGCCTACCTTTATGATGCTCCTAGTTATACCAACACTCAGTGGCAACTTCCACCAACGCACCTGAGCTCCTCCCAGCGCCATCCTTCTACTGCAACtgaggatgaagatgaagatTCTCCCTCTGACAGCCAAACACCTGAGAAAGTGAAGAAACCTAAAAAAGTGTACTGCTATGTGTCACCTAAG CAATTCTCAGTGAAAGAATTTTACCTGAAGATTATTCCATGGCGCCTTTTCACCTTTAGAGTATGTCCTGGCACAAAG TTTTCATACCTTGGTCCTGACCCTGTGCACAAATTACTGACACTGGTGGTGGATGATGGGATCCAACCCCCTGTGGAGCTCAGCTGCAAGGAGAGGAACATCTTGGCAGCCACTTTCATTCGCTCTCTGCATAAAAACATAG GGGGCTCAGAGACCTTCCAGGACAAAGTGAACTTCTTTCAGCGAGAGCTACGTCAGGTGCATATGAAAAGACCTCATTCGAAGGTCACACTGAAGGTCAGCCGTCACTGTCTGCTGGAGTCG tcttttaAAGCAACAcgaaatttttctgtttctgactgGAGCAAAAACtttgaagtgatttttcagGATGAAGAAG CTCTGGACTGGGGAGGTCCACGCAGAGAGTGGTTTGAGCTCATCTGTAAGGCATTATTTGATACCACCAATCAACTCTTTACTCGCTTTAGTGATAACAACCAGGCCTTG GTGCATCCAAATCCGGGGCGTCCCACATATTTACGACTCAAAGTATACGAATTTGCAGGCCGCCTAGTAGGAAAGTGTCTTTATGAATCATCTCTGGGAGGTGCTTACAAACAACTGGTTCGAGCTCGCTTCACCAGATCATTCCTGGCTCAGATCATAGGACTTCGTATGCATTACAAG TATTTTGAAACGGATGACCCAGAATTCTATAAATCCAAAGTTTGTTTCATACTGAACAATGATGTGAGCGAGATGGATCTGGTCTTTGCTGAAGAGAAGTATAGCAAAACAGGACAGCTGGAGAAG GTGGTGGAACTGGTGACAGGAGGGGCTCAAGTACCAGTGaccaatgaaaacaaaatcttgtaTCTAAATCTGCTTGCGCAATACAGGCTGGCCAATCAGGTTAGAGAGGAAGTGGATCACTTCCTGAAAG gTCTTAACGAGTTAGTTCCTGAGAACCTCCTGGCTATTTTTGATGAGAATGAGCTTGAG TTGCTTATGTGCGGTACTGGAGATATCAGTGTCTGTGACTTCAAGGCACATGCTGTAGTGGTAGGAGGATCTTGGCACTTCCGTGAGAAG GTCATGAGGTGGTTTTGGACTGTGGTCTCTAGTTTCACGCAGGAAGAGCTGGCCAGGCTCTTGCAGTTCACAACTGGTTcctcccagctgcccccaggAGGGTTTGCTGCACTCTGTCCATCTTTCCAGATCATTGCAGCTCCAACTCACAGTACTTTGCCGACAGCCCACACTTGGCAAGTATCCTGGGGTGGTAGGGCTTTCTGCATTGTGCTTTTGGGAATGACACCAGCTAGTTGTG ttttaacCAGCTGTGCCTCCCTACTTATGACTCCTATGAAGAAGTGCACAAGATGCTGCAGCTAG
- the AREL1 gene encoding apoptosis-resistant E3 ubiquitin protein ligase 1 isoform X2, which translates to MFYIIGGITVSVVAFFFTIKFLFELAARIVSFLQHEDRERRGERTIYDYVRGNYLDPRSCKISWDWKDPYEVGHSMAFRVHLFYKNGQPFPAHRPVGLRVHICHVELAIDIPVTQEVLQEPNSNVVKVAFTVRRAGRYEITVKLGGLNVAYSPYYKVFQPGMVVPSKTKIVCHFSTLVLTCGQQHTLQIVPRDEYDNPTSNSVSLIDEHNYSLSIYELGPQEEESSDVVFEKSVVSNRQTCEVFFRLTLHCRGCFHACISYQNQPISNGDFDIIVLSENEKNIVERNVSTSGVSIYFEAYLYDAPSYTNTQWQLPPTHLSSSQRHPSTATEDEDEDSPSDSQTPEKVKKPKKVYCYVSPKQFSVKEFYLKIIPWRLFTFRVCPGTKFSYLGPDPVHKLLTLVVDDGIQPPVELSCKERNILAATFIRSLHKNIGGSETFQDKVNFFQRELRQVHMKRPHSKVTLKVSRHCLLESSFKATRNFSVSDWSKNFEVIFQDEEALDWGGPRREWFELICKALFDTTNQLFTRFSDNNQALVHPNPGRPTYLRLKVYEFAGRLVGKCLYESSLGGAYKQLVRARFTRSFLAQIIGLRMHYKYFETDDPEFYKSKVCFILNNDVSEMDLVFAEEKYSKTGQLEKVVELVTGGAQVPVTNENKILYLNLLAQYRLANQVREEVDHFLKGLNELVPENLLAIFDENELELLMCGTGDISVCDFKAHAVVVGGSWHFREKVMRWFWTVVSSFTQEELARLLQFTTGSSQLPPGGFAALCPSFQIIAAPTHSTLPTAHTCFNQLCLPTYDSYEEVHKMLQLAISEGCEGFGML; encoded by the exons ATGTTTTACATTATTG GTGGGATCACAGTATCTGTGGTAGCTTTCTTCTTCACCATTAAGTTCCTCTTTGAGCTTGCCGCACGTATAGTCAGCTTCCTTCAGCATGAGGACCGGGAACGCCGAGGGGAGCGCACTATTTATGACTACGTGCGAGGCAACTACCTGGATCCCCGGTCCTGCAAAATCTCCTGGGATTGGAAGGACCCCTATGAGGTGGGCCATAGCATGGCCTTCCGAGTGCAT TTATTCTATAAAAATGGGCAACCCTTCCCTGCTCACCGGCCTGTGGGGCTGCGAGTTCACATCTGCCATGTGGAGCTAGCAATTGATATTCCTGTAACCCAGGAAGTTCTTCAGGAGCCTAATTCCAATGTGGTGAAAGTGGCCTTCACTGTGCGCAGGGCTGGGAGATACGAGATCACTGTAAAACTCGGTGGCTTGAATGTGGCTTACAGCCCGTACTACAAGGTGTTCCAGCCAG GGATGGTGGTTCCCTCCAAAACCAAAATCGTCTGCCATTTCTCCACTCTGGTGCTGACGTGTGGACAGCAGCACACTCTGCAGATAGTTCCCAGAGATGAGTATGACAATCCCACCAGCAATTCTGTGTCCCTGATAGATGAGCACAATTACAGCCTCTCCATCTATGAG ctgGGTCCTCAAGAAGAAGAGAGCTCTGACGTTGTGTTTGAGAAGTCTGTGGTGTCCAACCGGCAGACTTGCGAAGTGTTCTTCCGACTCACCTTGCACTGTAGGGGGTGTTTCCATGCCTGCATCTCCTACCAGAACCAGCCCATAAGCAATGGTGATTTTGACATCATTGTTCTAAGTG agaatgaaaagaacATTGTAGAACGCAATGTGTCCACCTCGGGTGTCAGTATTTACTTTGAAGCCTACCTTTATGATGCTCCTAGTTATACCAACACTCAGTGGCAACTTCCACCAACGCACCTGAGCTCCTCCCAGCGCCATCCTTCTACTGCAACtgaggatgaagatgaagatTCTCCCTCTGACAGCCAAACACCTGAGAAAGTGAAGAAACCTAAAAAAGTGTACTGCTATGTGTCACCTAAG CAATTCTCAGTGAAAGAATTTTACCTGAAGATTATTCCATGGCGCCTTTTCACCTTTAGAGTATGTCCTGGCACAAAG TTTTCATACCTTGGTCCTGACCCTGTGCACAAATTACTGACACTGGTGGTGGATGATGGGATCCAACCCCCTGTGGAGCTCAGCTGCAAGGAGAGGAACATCTTGGCAGCCACTTTCATTCGCTCTCTGCATAAAAACATAG GGGGCTCAGAGACCTTCCAGGACAAAGTGAACTTCTTTCAGCGAGAGCTACGTCAGGTGCATATGAAAAGACCTCATTCGAAGGTCACACTGAAGGTCAGCCGTCACTGTCTGCTGGAGTCG tcttttaAAGCAACAcgaaatttttctgtttctgactgGAGCAAAAACtttgaagtgatttttcagGATGAAGAAG CTCTGGACTGGGGAGGTCCACGCAGAGAGTGGTTTGAGCTCATCTGTAAGGCATTATTTGATACCACCAATCAACTCTTTACTCGCTTTAGTGATAACAACCAGGCCTTG GTGCATCCAAATCCGGGGCGTCCCACATATTTACGACTCAAAGTATACGAATTTGCAGGCCGCCTAGTAGGAAAGTGTCTTTATGAATCATCTCTGGGAGGTGCTTACAAACAACTGGTTCGAGCTCGCTTCACCAGATCATTCCTGGCTCAGATCATAGGACTTCGTATGCATTACAAG TATTTTGAAACGGATGACCCAGAATTCTATAAATCCAAAGTTTGTTTCATACTGAACAATGATGTGAGCGAGATGGATCTGGTCTTTGCTGAAGAGAAGTATAGCAAAACAGGACAGCTGGAGAAG GTGGTGGAACTGGTGACAGGAGGGGCTCAAGTACCAGTGaccaatgaaaacaaaatcttgtaTCTAAATCTGCTTGCGCAATACAGGCTGGCCAATCAGGTTAGAGAGGAAGTGGATCACTTCCTGAAAG gTCTTAACGAGTTAGTTCCTGAGAACCTCCTGGCTATTTTTGATGAGAATGAGCTTGAG TTGCTTATGTGCGGTACTGGAGATATCAGTGTCTGTGACTTCAAGGCACATGCTGTAGTGGTAGGAGGATCTTGGCACTTCCGTGAGAAG GTCATGAGGTGGTTTTGGACTGTGGTCTCTAGTTTCACGCAGGAAGAGCTGGCCAGGCTCTTGCAGTTCACAACTGGTTcctcccagctgcccccaggAGGGTTTGCTGCACTCTGTCCATCTTTCCAGATCATTGCAGCTCCAACTCACAGTACTTTGCCGACAGCCCACACTTG ttttaacCAGCTGTGCCTCCCTACTTATGACTCCTATGAAGAAGTGCACAAGATGCTGCAGCTAGCTATCAGCGAGGGTTGTGAGGGCTTTGGCATGCTGTGA
- the AREL1 gene encoding apoptosis-resistant E3 ubiquitin protein ligase 1 isoform X3, whose amino-acid sequence MGTCVKLFYKNGQPFPAHRPVGLRVHICHVELAIDIPVTQEVLQEPNSNVVKVAFTVRRAGRYEITVKLGGLNVAYSPYYKVFQPGMVVPSKTKIVCHFSTLVLTCGQQHTLQIVPRDEYDNPTSNSVSLIDEHNYSLSIYELGPQEEESSDVVFEKSVVSNRQTCEVFFRLTLHCRGCFHACISYQNQPISNGDFDIIVLSENEKNIVERNVSTSGVSIYFEAYLYDAPSYTNTQWQLPPTHLSSSQRHPSTATEDEDEDSPSDSQTPEKVKKPKKVYCYVSPKQFSVKEFYLKIIPWRLFTFRVCPGTKFSYLGPDPVHKLLTLVVDDGIQPPVELSCKERNILAATFIRSLHKNIGGSETFQDKVNFFQRELRQVHMKRPHSKVTLKVSRHCLLESSFKATRNFSVSDWSKNFEVIFQDEEALDWGGPRREWFELICKALFDTTNQLFTRFSDNNQALVHPNPGRPTYLRLKVYEFAGRLVGKCLYESSLGGAYKQLVRARFTRSFLAQIIGLRMHYKYFETDDPEFYKSKVCFILNNDVSEMDLVFAEEKYSKTGQLEKVVELVTGGAQVPVTNENKILYLNLLAQYRLANQVREEVDHFLKGLNELVPENLLAIFDENELELLMCGTGDISVCDFKAHAVVVGGSWHFREKVMRWFWTVVSSFTQEELARLLQFTTGSSQLPPGGFAALCPSFQIIAAPTHSTLPTAHTWQVSWGGRAFCIVLLGMTPASCVLTSCASLLMTPMKKCTRCCS is encoded by the exons ATGGGCACTTGTGTAAAG TTATTCTATAAAAATGGGCAACCCTTCCCTGCTCACCGGCCTGTGGGGCTGCGAGTTCACATCTGCCATGTGGAGCTAGCAATTGATATTCCTGTAACCCAGGAAGTTCTTCAGGAGCCTAATTCCAATGTGGTGAAAGTGGCCTTCACTGTGCGCAGGGCTGGGAGATACGAGATCACTGTAAAACTCGGTGGCTTGAATGTGGCTTACAGCCCGTACTACAAGGTGTTCCAGCCAG GGATGGTGGTTCCCTCCAAAACCAAAATCGTCTGCCATTTCTCCACTCTGGTGCTGACGTGTGGACAGCAGCACACTCTGCAGATAGTTCCCAGAGATGAGTATGACAATCCCACCAGCAATTCTGTGTCCCTGATAGATGAGCACAATTACAGCCTCTCCATCTATGAG ctgGGTCCTCAAGAAGAAGAGAGCTCTGACGTTGTGTTTGAGAAGTCTGTGGTGTCCAACCGGCAGACTTGCGAAGTGTTCTTCCGACTCACCTTGCACTGTAGGGGGTGTTTCCATGCCTGCATCTCCTACCAGAACCAGCCCATAAGCAATGGTGATTTTGACATCATTGTTCTAAGTG agaatgaaaagaacATTGTAGAACGCAATGTGTCCACCTCGGGTGTCAGTATTTACTTTGAAGCCTACCTTTATGATGCTCCTAGTTATACCAACACTCAGTGGCAACTTCCACCAACGCACCTGAGCTCCTCCCAGCGCCATCCTTCTACTGCAACtgaggatgaagatgaagatTCTCCCTCTGACAGCCAAACACCTGAGAAAGTGAAGAAACCTAAAAAAGTGTACTGCTATGTGTCACCTAAG CAATTCTCAGTGAAAGAATTTTACCTGAAGATTATTCCATGGCGCCTTTTCACCTTTAGAGTATGTCCTGGCACAAAG TTTTCATACCTTGGTCCTGACCCTGTGCACAAATTACTGACACTGGTGGTGGATGATGGGATCCAACCCCCTGTGGAGCTCAGCTGCAAGGAGAGGAACATCTTGGCAGCCACTTTCATTCGCTCTCTGCATAAAAACATAG GGGGCTCAGAGACCTTCCAGGACAAAGTGAACTTCTTTCAGCGAGAGCTACGTCAGGTGCATATGAAAAGACCTCATTCGAAGGTCACACTGAAGGTCAGCCGTCACTGTCTGCTGGAGTCG tcttttaAAGCAACAcgaaatttttctgtttctgactgGAGCAAAAACtttgaagtgatttttcagGATGAAGAAG CTCTGGACTGGGGAGGTCCACGCAGAGAGTGGTTTGAGCTCATCTGTAAGGCATTATTTGATACCACCAATCAACTCTTTACTCGCTTTAGTGATAACAACCAGGCCTTG GTGCATCCAAATCCGGGGCGTCCCACATATTTACGACTCAAAGTATACGAATTTGCAGGCCGCCTAGTAGGAAAGTGTCTTTATGAATCATCTCTGGGAGGTGCTTACAAACAACTGGTTCGAGCTCGCTTCACCAGATCATTCCTGGCTCAGATCATAGGACTTCGTATGCATTACAAG TATTTTGAAACGGATGACCCAGAATTCTATAAATCCAAAGTTTGTTTCATACTGAACAATGATGTGAGCGAGATGGATCTGGTCTTTGCTGAAGAGAAGTATAGCAAAACAGGACAGCTGGAGAAG GTGGTGGAACTGGTGACAGGAGGGGCTCAAGTACCAGTGaccaatgaaaacaaaatcttgtaTCTAAATCTGCTTGCGCAATACAGGCTGGCCAATCAGGTTAGAGAGGAAGTGGATCACTTCCTGAAAG gTCTTAACGAGTTAGTTCCTGAGAACCTCCTGGCTATTTTTGATGAGAATGAGCTTGAG TTGCTTATGTGCGGTACTGGAGATATCAGTGTCTGTGACTTCAAGGCACATGCTGTAGTGGTAGGAGGATCTTGGCACTTCCGTGAGAAG GTCATGAGGTGGTTTTGGACTGTGGTCTCTAGTTTCACGCAGGAAGAGCTGGCCAGGCTCTTGCAGTTCACAACTGGTTcctcccagctgcccccaggAGGGTTTGCTGCACTCTGTCCATCTTTCCAGATCATTGCAGCTCCAACTCACAGTACTTTGCCGACAGCCCACACTTGGCAAGTATCCTGGGGTGGTAGGGCTTTCTGCATTGTGCTTTTGGGAATGACACCAGCTAGTTGTG ttttaacCAGCTGTGCCTCCCTACTTATGACTCCTATGAAGAAGTGCACAAGATGCTGCAGCTAG
- the AREL1 gene encoding apoptosis-resistant E3 ubiquitin protein ligase 1 isoform X4 codes for MVVPSKTKIVCHFSTLVLTCGQQHTLQIVPRDEYDNPTSNSVSLIDEHNYSLSIYELGPQEEESSDVVFEKSVVSNRQTCEVFFRLTLHCRGCFHACISYQNQPISNGDFDIIVLSENEKNIVERNVSTSGVSIYFEAYLYDAPSYTNTQWQLPPTHLSSSQRHPSTATEDEDEDSPSDSQTPEKVKKPKKVYCYVSPKQFSVKEFYLKIIPWRLFTFRVCPGTKFSYLGPDPVHKLLTLVVDDGIQPPVELSCKERNILAATFIRSLHKNIGGSETFQDKVNFFQRELRQVHMKRPHSKVTLKVSRHCLLESSFKATRNFSVSDWSKNFEVIFQDEEALDWGGPRREWFELICKALFDTTNQLFTRFSDNNQALVHPNPGRPTYLRLKVYEFAGRLVGKCLYESSLGGAYKQLVRARFTRSFLAQIIGLRMHYKYFETDDPEFYKSKVCFILNNDVSEMDLVFAEEKYSKTGQLEKVVELVTGGAQVPVTNENKILYLNLLAQYRLANQVREEVDHFLKGLNELVPENLLAIFDENELELLMCGTGDISVCDFKAHAVVVGGSWHFREKVMRWFWTVVSSFTQEELARLLQFTTGSSQLPPGGFAALCPSFQIIAAPTHSTLPTAHTWQVSWGGRAFCIVLLGMTPASCVLTSCASLLMTPMKKCTRCCS; via the exons ATGGTGGTTCCCTCCAAAACCAAAATCGTCTGCCATTTCTCCACTCTGGTGCTGACGTGTGGACAGCAGCACACTCTGCAGATAGTTCCCAGAGATGAGTATGACAATCCCACCAGCAATTCTGTGTCCCTGATAGATGAGCACAATTACAGCCTCTCCATCTATGAG ctgGGTCCTCAAGAAGAAGAGAGCTCTGACGTTGTGTTTGAGAAGTCTGTGGTGTCCAACCGGCAGACTTGCGAAGTGTTCTTCCGACTCACCTTGCACTGTAGGGGGTGTTTCCATGCCTGCATCTCCTACCAGAACCAGCCCATAAGCAATGGTGATTTTGACATCATTGTTCTAAGTG agaatgaaaagaacATTGTAGAACGCAATGTGTCCACCTCGGGTGTCAGTATTTACTTTGAAGCCTACCTTTATGATGCTCCTAGTTATACCAACACTCAGTGGCAACTTCCACCAACGCACCTGAGCTCCTCCCAGCGCCATCCTTCTACTGCAACtgaggatgaagatgaagatTCTCCCTCTGACAGCCAAACACCTGAGAAAGTGAAGAAACCTAAAAAAGTGTACTGCTATGTGTCACCTAAG CAATTCTCAGTGAAAGAATTTTACCTGAAGATTATTCCATGGCGCCTTTTCACCTTTAGAGTATGTCCTGGCACAAAG TTTTCATACCTTGGTCCTGACCCTGTGCACAAATTACTGACACTGGTGGTGGATGATGGGATCCAACCCCCTGTGGAGCTCAGCTGCAAGGAGAGGAACATCTTGGCAGCCACTTTCATTCGCTCTCTGCATAAAAACATAG GGGGCTCAGAGACCTTCCAGGACAAAGTGAACTTCTTTCAGCGAGAGCTACGTCAGGTGCATATGAAAAGACCTCATTCGAAGGTCACACTGAAGGTCAGCCGTCACTGTCTGCTGGAGTCG tcttttaAAGCAACAcgaaatttttctgtttctgactgGAGCAAAAACtttgaagtgatttttcagGATGAAGAAG CTCTGGACTGGGGAGGTCCACGCAGAGAGTGGTTTGAGCTCATCTGTAAGGCATTATTTGATACCACCAATCAACTCTTTACTCGCTTTAGTGATAACAACCAGGCCTTG GTGCATCCAAATCCGGGGCGTCCCACATATTTACGACTCAAAGTATACGAATTTGCAGGCCGCCTAGTAGGAAAGTGTCTTTATGAATCATCTCTGGGAGGTGCTTACAAACAACTGGTTCGAGCTCGCTTCACCAGATCATTCCTGGCTCAGATCATAGGACTTCGTATGCATTACAAG TATTTTGAAACGGATGACCCAGAATTCTATAAATCCAAAGTTTGTTTCATACTGAACAATGATGTGAGCGAGATGGATCTGGTCTTTGCTGAAGAGAAGTATAGCAAAACAGGACAGCTGGAGAAG GTGGTGGAACTGGTGACAGGAGGGGCTCAAGTACCAGTGaccaatgaaaacaaaatcttgtaTCTAAATCTGCTTGCGCAATACAGGCTGGCCAATCAGGTTAGAGAGGAAGTGGATCACTTCCTGAAAG gTCTTAACGAGTTAGTTCCTGAGAACCTCCTGGCTATTTTTGATGAGAATGAGCTTGAG TTGCTTATGTGCGGTACTGGAGATATCAGTGTCTGTGACTTCAAGGCACATGCTGTAGTGGTAGGAGGATCTTGGCACTTCCGTGAGAAG GTCATGAGGTGGTTTTGGACTGTGGTCTCTAGTTTCACGCAGGAAGAGCTGGCCAGGCTCTTGCAGTTCACAACTGGTTcctcccagctgcccccaggAGGGTTTGCTGCACTCTGTCCATCTTTCCAGATCATTGCAGCTCCAACTCACAGTACTTTGCCGACAGCCCACACTTGGCAAGTATCCTGGGGTGGTAGGGCTTTCTGCATTGTGCTTTTGGGAATGACACCAGCTAGTTGTG ttttaacCAGCTGTGCCTCCCTACTTATGACTCCTATGAAGAAGTGCACAAGATGCTGCAGCTAG